Proteins found in one Triticum aestivum cultivar Chinese Spring chromosome 4D, IWGSC CS RefSeq v2.1, whole genome shotgun sequence genomic segment:
- the LOC123099500 gene encoding histone H2AX encodes MSSTGGVAGRGKAKATKSVSRSSKAGLQFPVGRIARYLKAGKYAERVGAGAPVYLSAVLEYLAAEVLELAGNAARDNKKTRIVPRHIQLAVRNDEELSKLLGSVTIANGGVMPNINQVLLPKKAGPKGELGSASQEF; translated from the exons ATGAGTTCCACCGGAGGCGTCGCCGGCCGCGGCAAGGCAAAGGCGACCAAGTCGGTGTCGCGGTCGTCCAAGGCCGGGCTCCAGTTCCCCGTCGGCCGCATCGCGCGCTACCTCAAGGCCGGCAAGTACGCCGAGCGTGTTGGCGCCGGCGCCCCCGTCTACCTCTCCGCCGTCCTCGAGTACCTCGCCGCCGAG GTGCTGGAGCTGGCCGGGAACGCGGCGCGGGACAACAAGAAGACCCGGATCGTGCCGCGGCACATCCAGCTGGCGGTGCGCAACGACGAGGAGCTGAGCAAGCTGCTGGGCTCGGTGACGATCGCCAACGGCGGCGTGATGCCCAACATCAACCAGGTGCTGCTGCCCAAGAAGGCCGGGCCCAAGGGGGAGCTGGGCTCGGCCTCCCAGGAGTTCTGA
- the LOC123096612 gene encoding uncharacterized protein, translated as MTTTGGRPCNTEAKTLRAAAQCRHCGIHDPQQVTNHQVPTAARADHWTKSTVDTNRHHIQALPGLSTPNASPAAPNHADEESHTCTAGPPLSPHPHHTCNVFVFSKKKKKNLQRFRWTHRRAVQATYTTATPVAVPPPQSGNHPPQQLPTPPPPLALLLRPPRRLSHPRAVDPSPRRVPRRRPGGVEHLTCRRPEPWSGRRPGEQESIIVAGEEHPRRGGGPGRRRGQLLPRQGRRGPRGARGTASWRAPRVSGRNLPAPARWIRRPSACGAGSLFKRPPPWLGATVDDNRPRQQTFLLPLCLSPLPLARSPLPAHDPPPPLAMSPPPSSSEEEASRGKSGSASAMAPGKSSSASAAARGKSGSAGARVPGKSGTAGAVASGKSVWAEMGVAPFQDGQYVRLRNRGRGGYLCADETGRGVSIDPRRGMVNTAWVAQVLETDTNYFVLLRGAYGRHLAVTRAEAGPGHVGFDAAQCAFDEPEDSHVMWWTTPGKNGSVVLLHGTSARLSALRANGRYRRWHRRVTVEAINRSRVTSMMEWEAQVIPMRVERPPYQLRPGGPDIPWHQGSEETVQVNCVVADDNGSTDGQGREALTLHGRSLMGLGDELAQRLGDGLNFQDITLCIQAGNLAQPTVLLTDLPHRDDPVDIVVFRVGTPGHDRLLFPDLDAE; from the exons ATGACGACCACGGGCGGTCGTCCTTGCAACACCGAAGCAAAGACCCTTCGGGCCGCCGCCCAGTGCCGCCACTGTGGGATACACGATCCACAACAGGTCACAAACCACCAAGTTCCTACCGCCGCGCGCGCCGACCATTGGACAAAGTCAACCGTGGACACCAACCGGCACCACATCCAGGCCTTGCCCGGACTCTCCACGCCCAACGCATCTCCGGCCGCCCCCAACCACGCCGATGAAGAGAGCCACACATGC ACCGCAGGCCCACCGCTGTCGCCACACCCACACCACACCTGCAACGTTTTCgtcttctcaaaaaaaaaaaaaaaaaacctgcAACGTTTTCGTTGGACGCACCGCCGCGCTGTTCAAGCGACGTACACTACTGCTACTCCGGTCGCCGTCCCTCCGCCCCAATCAGGCAACCACCCTCCTCAACAACTACCCACCCCACCACcacccctcgccctcctcctccgtcctccgcgGCGCCTCAGCCACCCGCGGGCCGTCGATCCCTCCCCTCGCCGAGTCCCACGGCGGCGGCCCGGCGGCGTGGAGCACCTGACCTGCCGGAGACCGGAGCCATGGTCAGGACGGCGGCCGGGGGAACAGGAGAGTAtcatcgtcgccggcgaggagCACCCACGAAGAGGCGGCGGCCCGGGTCGTCGACGGGGTCAACTCCTTCCTCGGCAAGGCAGGCGGGGACCACGTGGCGCGCGCGGCACGGCCAGCTGgcgggccccacgcgtcagcgGGCGGAACCTCCCTGCGCCTGCGCGTTGGATTCGCCGCCCCTCCGCGTGCGGTGCGGGGAGCTTATTTAAACGCCCTCCGCCTTGGCTTGGCGCTACAGTGGACGATAACCGCCCGCGGCAACAAACATTCCTCCTCCCTCtttgcctctcccctctccccctcgcccgctcgccgctccccgcgcatgatccacctcctcctctagccatgtcgccgccgccgtcgtcttccgAGGAGGAGGCGTCCCGCGGCAAGTCCGGTTCGGCGAGCGCGATGGCCCCCGGCAAGTCGAGCTCGGCGAGCGCGGCGGCCCGCGGCAAGTCCGGTTCGGCGGGTGCGAGGGTCCCCGGCAAGTCCGGTACGGCGGGTGCGGTGGCCTCCGGCAAGTCGGTCTGGGCCGAGATGGGCGTGGCGCCCTTCCAGGACGGCCAGTACGTGCGGCTCCGCAACCGCGGCCGCGGCGGTTACCTCTGCGCCGACGAGACGGGGCGGGGCGTCTCCATCGACCCCCGCCGCGGGATGGTCAACACGGCGTGGGTCGCGCAGGTCCTGGAGACCGACACCAACTACTTCGTCCTGCTCCGCGGAGCCTacggccgccacctcgccgtcacGCGCGCCGAGGCGGGGCCCGGCCACGTCGGCTTCGACGCCGCCCAGTGCGCCTTCGACGAGCCGGAGGACTCCCACGTCATGTGGTGGACCACCCCGGGGAAGAACGGCAGCGTCGTGCTCCTCCATGGCACGTCGGCCAGGCTCAGCGCGCTCCGGGCCAACGGTCGGTACCGCCGGTGGCACAGGCGCGTCACCGTCGAGGCCATCAACCGCTCCCGCGTCACCTCGATGATGGAGTGGGAGGCTCAGGTCATCCCCATGAGGGTGGAGAGGCCACCGTACCAACTGCGACCAGGAGGCCCCGATATT CCATGGCACCAAGGCTCTGAAGAGACTGTGCAAGTCAATTGCGTCGTGGCAGATGATaacgggagcacggatgggcaggGCAGGGAAGCTCTCACGCTCCATGGCAGGAGTCTGATGGGGCTGGGCGATGAACTGGCACAGCGGCTGGGCGACGGCCTCAACTTCCAGGACATCACCCTCTGCATTCAGGCAGGCAACCTTGCGCAGCCCACGGTTCTGCTCACCGACCTGCCCCATAGAGACGACCCCGTTGACATCGTGGTGTTCAGAGTTGGCACACCAG GGCATGACCGACTGCTGTTTCCAGATCTTGATGCTGAATAG
- the LOC123099501 gene encoding uncharacterized protein, which produces MSSAAQAIQSPKAAVDSLAAILGRALPESLAAAGDPAAALLHDDGVARAVTGRLRGAGSGAGQDALCGWLYGTFQSGLPALQLAVLRFVPTLAGVYMSRAVSRKPLAGFEAVLLTLYAHAVAQRGSGEAETVTLPNMAKPSVYHEAIKPAAAAPAAKTGKADDPDVAELSPALEPHGSIRATRRGRIVGAVLELYHAKIGLMPLSSKMDFCEFCVAWTGKHRSDDKARIASAESGEEKWRRVPMPWELFQPALRIVGHCLLGPTNSDQLRTQAARASQCLYLRAMETMDARAVLACRSLVRLSQMVEEPIPEPSFAGVEANMAELETMRANILSGKK; this is translated from the coding sequence ATGTCGTCCGCCGCACAGGCGATCCAGAGCCCCAAGGCCGCGGTCGACTCGCTCGCCGCCATCCTGGGCCGCGCGCTCCCGGAGTCCCTCGCCGCGGCCGGCGACCCCGCGGCCGCGCTCCTCCACGACGACGGCGTCGCCCGCGCCGTCACGGGGCGCCTCCGCGGCGCGGGCTCGGGGGCCGGCCAGGACGCCCTCTGCGGCTGGCTCTACGGCACCTTCCAGTCCGGCCTCCCCGCGCTCCAGCTCGCGGTGCTGCGCTTCGTGCCGACCCTCGCGGGCGTGTACATGTCCCGCGCCGTCTCCCGCAAGCCGCTCGCCGGGTTCGAGGCCGTGCTCCTCACGCTGTACGCGCACGCCGTGGCGCAGCGGGGGTCCGGGGAGGCCGAGACAGTGACGCTGCCCAACATGGCCAAGCCCAGCGTGTACCACGAGGCGATCAAGCCTGCTGCCGCGGCGCCGGCGGCCAAGACGGGCAAGGCCGACGACCCCGACGTCGCCGAGCTCTCCCCCGCGCTGGAGCCGCACGGCAGCATTCGCGCCACGCGCCGCGGCCGCATCGTCGGCGCGGTGCTGGAGCTCTACCACGCCAAGATCGGGCTCATGCCGCTCTCCTCCAAGATGGACTTCTGCGAGTTCTGCGTCGCGTGGACGGGGAAGCACCGCAGCGACGACAAGGCCCGGATCGCCTCCGCCGAGAGCGGCGAGGAGAAGTGGCGGAGGGTGCCTATGCCGTGGGAGCTGTTCCAGCCGGCGCTGCGGATCGTGGGGCATTGCCTGCTGGGCCCGACCAACTCCGACCAGCTGAGGACGCAGGCCGCCCGGGCGTCGCAGTGCCTCTACCTGAgggccatggagaccatggacgcGCGCGCCGTGCTGGCCTGCAGGAGCCTCGTCAGGCTGTCGCAGATGGTGGAGGAGCCGATCCCGGAGCCGTCCTTCGCCGGCGTCGAGGCCAACATGGCAGAGCTGGAGACCATGAGGGCCAACATCCTTAGCGGCAAGAAGTAA